A genomic stretch from Bradyrhizobium quebecense includes:
- a CDS encoding NUDIX hydrolase, with product MSSPEPPIRPQLAVSGVIFRDGKVLLVRRARSPGKGFYSLPGGRVEFGETLHTALHREIDEETALRVEILGLAGWREVLPTGPGTGHYLIMTFAARWASREPVLNDEHDDFKWLAPEEIGDLKVTGGLHEVIAAARRLV from the coding sequence TTGAGCTCTCCCGAACCTCCGATCCGCCCGCAGCTCGCCGTCTCCGGCGTGATTTTCCGCGATGGCAAGGTGCTGCTGGTCCGCCGTGCCCGCTCGCCGGGCAAGGGCTTCTATTCGCTGCCCGGCGGCCGGGTCGAATTCGGCGAAACGCTGCATACCGCCCTGCACCGGGAGATCGACGAGGAGACCGCCCTGCGGGTCGAGATCCTGGGCCTGGCCGGCTGGCGCGAGGTGCTGCCGACCGGTCCCGGCACCGGGCATTATCTGATCATGACGTTCGCGGCGCGCTGGGCCTCCCGCGAGCCTGTGCTGAACGACGAGCACGACGATTTCAAATGGCTGGCGCCCGAGGAGATCGGCGACCTCAAGGTCACCGGCGGTCTCCATGA